The bacterium (Candidatus Blackallbacteria) CG13_big_fil_rev_8_21_14_2_50_49_14 DNA window CCTGAAGCAGAAAAACGACCCGAATGGTTTGAGAATCATCCGATTCTCGAGCGCAGCGATTGGGCCCCGCCCGAACAGAATTTGTGCGCAACCTTTGAAAACCTGCACCAGGAATGCCTGAACTGGTCTCAAGAACCTGCTGTTTGGGGGCTAATTCACGCCAATATTGGCCCCATGAATCTGGCGATTCGTGAAAATGGCAGTTTTACCCTGCTGAATTTTGATCAGTCTGCTTACCACTGGTACAGCGGCGATCTTGCCGCCCTGCTCTTTCACTATCTGCTGGTGAAATCGGCACGAAACCGGCGGATTTTTAGCACCAAGTTTTTGCAATGCCTGCTGGCAGGCTACCGCCAAGAGCGTCCCTTTGACCTGCTCTGGGAAAAAAGAATTCCCCTGCTCTTGAAACTTCACAGTCTTTGGTTTTATCTCTCCAATGCTGCCCGTTTACAGGCCAACTATGGCCCGCTTACAGAAGAGGTGCGTCAAGCCATGCAAGCCCATTTTCTGGTTTACCAGGGCCTAACAGACTAAAAAAGCGGCTGGAGATTCCAGCCGCTTCAATCAGAAAGTAAAAATTAGCCTTGGGCTTGTGCGAAGCGCTCGGCCACTTTTTGCCAATTGATCACGTTCCAAAAAGCTTTGACCCATTCAGGACGGGCATTGCGATATTTCAGGTAATAGGCATGCTCCCAGACATCCACTGTCAGCAGGGGAACCTGGCCCAGAGAGACAGGACAAATCTGATCATGGGTATCGGTGATTGCAAGTTTGCCATCGGCGGTTTGCACCAACCAGGCCCAACCAGAGCCGAAATGACCAACCGCTTTATTGCTGAAAGCTTCTTTAAAAGCATCAAAGGAGCCAAACTGGGCATCCAATGCAGCCGCTAAATCACCCGTGGGCTGTCCGCCTCCATTGGGCCCCATCGATTCCCAGAAAAAGGTGTGGTTGTAATAGCCCCCACCATGGTTGATCACGGGATTGCGTTTGTCGGCAGGAATACTGTCCAGACTGCTGAGAATTTCCAAAACGGATTTGCCTTCGAGGCCCGCATTTTGTACAGCTTCATTGAACTTGGTGGTATAGGTCTGGTGGTGCTTGCTGTGGTGAATTTCGAGGGTTTCACGATCATAATAGGGCTCAAGCGCATCATAGGCATAGGGCAGAGCAGGTAATTCAAAAGCCATTCTATTTTCTCCTTGAGATAGTTGCTAGAAATATTAAAAACTGCGGCAAGCTATCAGAATAGCTCAGCCGCAGTTTATGCAGGAATTAGTTGCCGCCGAAGTAGGTTTTCAGACCATCTTGGGTAGCTTTCATGGCCTTTTCGCCTTCATGCCAGTTGGCAGGGCAAACTTCACCATGTTTTTCGGTATACTGCAGGGCTTCAACCATGCGCAGGGCTTCATCGATATTCCGGCCCAAGGGCAGGTTATTGACCACAGAGTGCTGAACCACACCCTTCTGATCAATCAGGAAAAGACCACGCAGGGCCACACCAGCATCTTCAACCAAAACATCATAATCACGGGCAATGGTTTTGTTGAAGTCTGCAACCAGGGGATATTCTACACCCTGAATACCACCCACAGCTTTGGGGGTATTGAGCCAAGCCAGGTGAGAGAAGTGAGAATCGGTGGAAACACCCACAACTTCTGTATTGCGTTCAGCAAAAGCACTCAGCTTGTCCTGAAAGGCATGAATTTCAGTAGGGCAAACGAAGGTGAAATCGAGGGGATAGAAAAACAGAACAACATATTTGCCCTGCAAACTTGAAAGTTTGAATTCATTGACGATTTCGCCTTTTACAACAGCTTTAGCGCTAAAATCAGGCGCTTTCTTACCAACTAAAGACATAGGATGAACCTCCAACTGATTCCGATAATTTTCTTGGAATTTTGAGATCAAGTCTTAATTCCGACATCGTACTCCGAATTATAGCATATCCCCAGGGGAGTGCCTATGC harbors:
- a CDS encoding superoxide dismutase, producing MAFELPALPYAYDALEPYYDRETLEIHHSKHHQTYTTKFNEAVQNAGLEGKSVLEILSSLDSIPADKRNPVINHGGGYYNHTFFWESMGPNGGGQPTGDLAAALDAQFGSFDAFKEAFSNKAVGHFGSGWAWLVQTADGKLAITDTHDQICPVSLGQVPLLTVDVWEHAYYLKYRNARPEWVKAFWNVINWQKVAERFAQAQG
- a CDS encoding thioredoxin peroxidase, which codes for MSLVGKKAPDFSAKAVVKGEIVNEFKLSSLQGKYVVLFFYPLDFTFVCPTEIHAFQDKLSAFAERNTEVVGVSTDSHFSHLAWLNTPKAVGGIQGVEYPLVADFNKTIARDYDVLVEDAGVALRGLFLIDQKGVVQHSVVNNLPLGRNIDEALRMVEALQYTEKHGEVCPANWHEGEKAMKATQDGLKTYFGGN